The Equus asinus isolate D_3611 breed Donkey chromosome 14, EquAss-T2T_v2, whole genome shotgun sequence genomic sequence CAGGGCCTGACCTGCATCGGCCCCGAAATCCAGGGTCCCCTTGCGCTTCTCCAGCCCCAGCAGCTGGGCGGGGTGCAGGGACGCAGCCTCCAGGGCTGACTCCACACTGCAGCCTGCTCGGGGGACAGAGCTGGGTGACGACCACCAACCCCCAGCAAGCTCTGCCAGCAGCCCCTCCCCACGATGGCCCCAAAGCTCCAAGTCCCAGGGACGGGGGCTGGGGGCATCCTAGCCTAGGACTCTGCAGCACGTTGGCGAGACCCCGCCCTCCCCCTAGTCTGAGAACACTGCCAGGTGCTGTCTTCCTAGCCACTCACCCATCCCAGCCCCACAGAGATGCTCTCCCCACTGACAAAATGCTCTGGACCCAAATGCCCgcagccctccctcctcctgggtcCCAGGGAAAACAGCCCCACAAGGAAGCAGCAGCCTGGGCATCCAAGAGGCCACCTGGGGCTTGATGCTCTGCCCCGCCCCCTGCAAAGGTCAAAGGACCGAACCCAATTCTCTCTGCCCCCACATCACCCCTTAGGCCACAACTGTCACCTGCCCCCTGGCCAGCCTCCCTGCTGCTCTAAAGAGCATTTTGGACCTTGGTAGCCCCCAGCATGACGCCCCAGCCCTGGGGTGCTGGCAAGAGCCTCACAGGGCCTGGCCAACAACAACCTCTGCCAGGCcaccccctcccatcccccagaaCATGCCGACCCCTTGAGAAGCCTCCACACAGCCTGACCCCAGAGGCCTGACAACCACCTTGCTCCCCAAGCTCCACACCTGTAAGATCCTGGGATCCCACAGGCCCCAGGCCAAGGCCCTCCCTGTCTGGGTGCTGTGGCTTTACCGCCTCTCACCCCGGATCCAGCCATCAGCTTGCTCACCGCCCTCTCCCTGTGCCTGTAAGCTCCCTGCAGGCGGGGCCTTGGCCGCATTCCTGGGCACCTCACCAGACAAGAGAGGTGGGCACAGGGCCCTGATTGGCCCCACGctcccctccagcctctctcAGATGCAGCCTCCACCCCAGCACACGTActcgcacacacacgcacacacccaccCTCCTCACTGACCTGTGGCCTGCAGGAAATGCCGGACGCAGACGTCCATTGGGGCTATGCTGCCACTCAGTGTGTGGGTGCCTTGAGAGCAGAGAGGGCAAATTTGGGGGGGCTGGGGGCCACCAGGCATGCTGGGTGGCGTGGGGGGCGGCCAGCAGGCTGGCAGGGGACGACGTCCAGGTTCTTGCATCCCAGCACGGAGGGGCTGAGAAGTGTTCTCATGTGGGTAGTCAGCAGTAACGGGGGTCACTCACCTGCTACGTAGGCCGTCAGCCcatccacctccacctcctgctGCCCCAGTGTGTGACGGCCATTGCCCAAGCCCAGGGCAGGAACAGCATCGGTGACCAGCACCAGCCCTGAGAGGGTAAGGGGCCTCAGGACTTGGTCTGCCTGATCTGACCACTTGCCCCCGCCCTGCCCAGCCGCTCACCCTGGGGATGGGCCCGGTGGGCGATGCGCAGGGCAGCAGGGTTGGTGTGCATGCCATCGGCGATCATCCCGTAGAAAATGTGGCGGCCTGGGGGCAGCCGGTCACTGGTCAGGAGCCCCACGATGCCCGGGTCACGGTGGTGGAactgggcaggggcaggcaggaggggcGGCTGAGCGGCAGGAGGAGCCCCATGTCCACCCAACAGCCCGCCCAGGAGCCAGGGCAGCACTCACAGGCAGCATGGCGTTGAAGAGGTGGGTGATGAAGCTGGCCCCACTCTGCACCGCTTCCTCCGCAGCCCGCAGATCGGCCACCGAGTGCCCTGCATGGGGGACCCAGACTCAGACTCTGCACCCAGCCCGGGACCCCCAGGTGGGCCCAGCCCCAGAGGCAGGCCCCTTACCTAGGGACACACAGATGCCACGGGCTGTCAGCGCCTGGATCACCTCATGGCTGCGACCCAGCTCAGGGGCCAGTGTCACAATGCAGACGTTGTCCAGGGAACCATAGGTGTCCAGCACGTCCTGGAAGGCGTTGGCCTCGAAGGAGCGCAGGTGGGCCTCGGGGTGAGCACCCCGCTTCTCCCGGCTGATGAACGGGCCCTCCAGGTGCActcctgggaggaggggagcagatGGCTCCAGCAGGCCCCTACcctgcagccctgccctccctccc encodes the following:
- the AMDHD2 gene encoding N-acetylglucosamine-6-phosphate deacetylase isoform X1; protein product: MRGGQGAARAPVLQFTNCRILRGRALLREDLWVREGRILDPEKLFFEERRVADEQRDCGGCILAPGFIDVQINGGFGVDFSQAAEDVGSGVALVAQRILSHGVTSFCPTLVTSPPEVYHKVLPQIPVKSGGPHGAGVLGVHLEGPFISREKRGAHPEAHLRSFEANAFQDVLDTYGSLDNVCIVTLAPELGRSHEVIQALTARGICVSLGHSVADLRAAEEAVQSGASFITHLFNAMLPFHHRDPGIVGLLTSDRLPPGRHIFYGMIADGMHTNPAALRIAHRAHPQGLVLVTDAVPALGLGNGRHTLGQQEVEVDGLTAYVAGTHTLSGSIAPMDVCVRHFLQATGCSVESALEAASLHPAQLLGLEKRKGTLDFGADADFVVLDDSLHVRATYISGELVWQAEEARQ
- the AMDHD2 gene encoding N-acetylglucosamine-6-phosphate deacetylase isoform X2, which encodes MRGGQGAARAPVLQFTNCRILRGRALLREDLWVREGRILDPEKLFFEERRVADEQRDCGGCILAPGFIDVQINGGFGVDFSQAAEDVGSGVALVAQRILSHGVTSFCPTLVTSPPEVYHKVLPQIPVKSGGPHGAGVLGVHLEGPFISREKRGAHPEAHLRSFEANAFQDVLDTYGSLDNVCIVTLAPELGRSHEVIQALTARGICVSLGHSVADLRAAEEAVQSGASFITHLFNAMLPFHHRDPGIVGLLTSDRLPPGRHIFYGMIADGMHTNPAALRIAHRAHPQGLVLVTDAVPALGLGNGRHTLGQQEVEVDGLTAYVAGTHTLSGSIAPMDVCVRHFLQATDFVVLDDSLHVRATYISGELVWQAEEARQ